From Lepus europaeus isolate LE1 chromosome 3, mLepTim1.pri, whole genome shotgun sequence, a single genomic window includes:
- the LOC133756337 gene encoding small ribosomal subunit protein eS27-like → THTNVPLEKDLLRPSWEEKREHKKKHLVQSPNSYFVDLRCPGCSQTTMAFSHAQMIGLCGGCSTVIRQPRGGKARLSEGCPFRRKQH, encoded by the coding sequence ACTCACACGAATGTGCCTCTCGAAAAGGATCTCCTCCGTCCCTCTTGGGAAGAGAAGAGGGAAcacaagaagaagcacctggtgcaGAGCCCCAATTCCTATTTCGTGGATTTGAGGTGCCCAGGATGCTCTCAAACCACCATGGCTTTCAGCCATGCACAAATGATAGGTTTGTGTGGTGGCTGCTCCACTGTCATCCGCCAACCCAGGGGAGGAAAAGCCAGGCTTTCAGAAGGATGTCCCTTCAGAAGGAAGCAGCACTAA